The following are encoded in a window of Phaseolus vulgaris cultivar G19833 chromosome 3, P. vulgaris v2.0, whole genome shotgun sequence genomic DNA:
- the LOC137805940 gene encoding E3 ubiquitin-protein ligase AIRP2-like, whose translation MQYYQMLHSPPSFLDPLKALQADIQHANVLAASIPRGKGEDYLQMKLVYSKLAPIFLFLFQWLDYSCSCCSCLPSSHLNLFRVVMYKVHTNGKSDMYSSGRKAAIREFFSVILPSLQRLHDDSVEANIAKENDHNIEMISNRSKEYKRKGSDLDLEREHECGICLESTTKILYVN comes from the exons ATGCAGTATTACCAAATGCTTCACTCACCACCCTCTtttcttgatcccctcaaggcACTTCAGGCTGACATCCAACATGCCAATGTGCT GGCAGCTTCCATTCCAAGGGGGAAGGGCGAGGATTACCTTCAAATGAAGTTAGTATACAGTAAACTGGCACcaatttttctgtttttatttcaaTGGCTGGATTACTCATGCTCGTGTTGCTCGTGTCTACCTTCTAGTCATTTAAATCTTTTCCGAGTAGTTATGTATAAG gtGCACACTAATGGAAAATCAGATATGTATTCTAGTGGGAGGAAAGCAGCCATAAGGGAGTTCTTCA GTGTTATATTACCTTCACTCCAGCGCCTGCATGATGATTCAGTAGAAGCTAACATTGCTAAAGAAAATGATCACAACATTGAGATGATAAGCAATAGGAGTAAGGAGTATAAGAGGAAGGGTTCAGATTTGGACTTGGAGAGAGAGCATGAGTGTGGCATTTGCTTAGAGTCTACCACCAAAATACTTTATGtgaattaa